In the genome of Palaemon carinicauda isolate YSFRI2023 chromosome 15, ASM3689809v2, whole genome shotgun sequence, one region contains:
- the LOC137654516 gene encoding zinc finger protein 84-like — translation MNSELSVKVESLSLSSSVSHEVKAIVCDSAAAIDSSSSLDSSLEIKTEPQFYESSEDGVKFSYTINSGVYEEDPLICRKKIKTEGNIIIWTGIQNESTLSDCQESRVNTSGKSQSEEKPFKCSECWKSFSRKSTLTDHIRTHTGERPFKCSVCGKAYSQKSYLRIHMKSHTGERPYSCRECEKTFSKKSILTNHMRIHTGEKPFGCIECGKAFSLKSILTDHLRVHTGEKPFKCCECEKAFSQKSDLRTHMISHTGERSFRCAECGKAFSRRKGLTRHMRIHTGERPFACSECDKAFSQKSNLTDHVRIHTGEKPFVCSECGEAFYKKGFLLRHMKSHDIEKEFICSECGKAYYQKNDLKKHMMIHTDEKPFSCSECGKAFSLKRYLRSHMNSHTGEKLFKCNECAKAFSQKIHLTDHMRIHTGEKPFRCLDCGKTFSQKSNLRSHIRTHTGEKPFKCCKCEKAFTQKTNLRSHMISHGDGRPFRCTERGKAYSHKKDLSRHTKTHTEKKPFPCSECDKAFFQKTSLVDHMRIHTGEKPFVCSMCGEAFYRKNYLLIHMSNYHVEKAFVCNECGKAFHQKGYLKKHMEIHIEDKQFNCNECGKAFSRKIYLRRHMDSHMGEKTFKCMECEKAFTRKRALDSHMRIHTGEKLFRCLDCDKVFSRSPSLKSHMKRHTREKF, via the exons ATGAATTCAGAACTATCTGTTAAAGTTGAAAGTTTGTCATTATCCTCTTCAGTAAGTCATGAAGTCAAGGCTATTGTTTGTGATAGTGCAGCCGCTATTGATAGCTCCTCGTCTTTGGATTCATCCTTGGAGATTAAGACTGAACCACAATTTTACGAGTCCAGTGAAGATGGAGTGAAATTTTCATACACGATCAATTCAGGGGTGTACGAGGAAGATCCTCTAATTtgtagaaagaaaataaagacagaAGGAAACATAATAATATGGACAGGTATCCAAAATGAAAGTACTTTAAGTGATTGTCAGGAGAGCCGTGTTAATACTTCTGGAAAATCTCAGTCTGAAGAAAAGCCATTTAAATGCAGTGAATGCTGGAAATCCTTTTCCAGGAAGAGTACCCTTACCGATCACATCAGGACTCACACTGGAGAGAGGCCATTTAAGTGTAGTGTATGTGGTAAAGCATATTCTCAGAAAAGTTACCTCAGGATTCATATGAAGAGTCACACTGGTGAGAGGCCTTACAGCTGTAGGGaatgtgaaaagactttttcgaAGAAGAGTATTCTTACCAATCACATGAGGATTCACACTGGCGAAAAGCCCTTTGGATGTATAGAGTGTGGCAAAGCATTTTCCTTAAAAAGTATTCTTACAGATCATTTGAGAGTCCACACCGGAGAGAAACCATTTAAGTGCTGTGAATGTGAGAAAGCCTTTTCTCAAAAAAGTGATCTCAGGACTCATATGATTAGCCACACCGGAGAGAGGTCCTTTAGATGTGCTGAGTGTGGCAAGGCATTTTCTCGCAGGAAAGGCCTTACGAGGCACATGAGAATTCACACCGGAGAGAGACCGTTTGCTTGCAGTGAATGCGATAAGGCTTTTTCTCAAAAGAGTAATCTGACGGATCACGTGAGAATTCATACTGGTGAAAAACCTTTTGTGTGTAGTGAATGCGGGGAGGCATTTTATAAAAAGGGTTTTCTTTTAAGGCACATGAAGAGTCATGACATAGAGAAGGAATTCATCTGCAGCGAATGTGGGAAAGCATATTATCAGAAAAATGATCTCAAAAAGCATATGATGATTCATACTGACGAAAAGCCTTTTAGCTGCAGTGAATGTGGAAAAGCATTTTCTCTGAAAAGATACCTCAGAAGTCATATGAACAGTCACACCGGAGAAAAACTGTTTAAATGCAATGAATGCGCGAAAGCGTTTTCTCAGAAGATTCATCTCACTGATCATATGAGgattcacacgggagagaaaccATTTAGATGCCTCGACTGTGGTAAAACATTCTCTCAGAAAAGTAATCTCAGAAGTCAT ATCAGGACTCATACTGGAGAGAAACCTTTCAAGTGCTGCAAATGTGAGAAAGCCTTTACTCAAAAAACTAATCTCAGGTCTCATATGATTAGCCATGGTGATGGGAGACCCTTTAGATGCACCGAGCGTGGCAAAGCGTATTCTCACAAGAAGGACCTTTCAAGGCACACGAAGACTCACACTGAAAAGAAACCATTTCCTTGCAGTGAATGCGACAAGGCATTTTTTCAGAAGACTTCTCTCGTGGATCACATGAGGATTCACACAGGAGAGAAACCATTTGTGTGTAGTATGTGTGGGGAGGCCTTTTATAGAAAGAATTATCTTTTAATTCATATGAGCAATTACCACGTAGAGAAAGCATTTGTCTGCAACGAATGTGGGAAAGCTTTTCACCAAAAAGGTTATCTTAAAAAACATATGGAGATTCACATTGAAGATAAGCAGTTTAATTGTAATGAATGTGGAAAAGCCTTTTCTCGGAAAATATATCTCAGAAGGCATATGGACAGCCACATGGGAGAGAAAACATTTAAATGCATGGAATGTGAAAAAGCGTTTACTCGGAAGAGGGCACTCGATAGTCACAtgagaattcacacgggagagaaactGTTTCGATGCCTTGACTGTGATAAAGTATTCAGTCGGAGTCCTAGTCTTAAAAGTCACATGAAACGTCATACTAGAGAAAAATTTTAG